From Streptomyces asiaticus, one genomic window encodes:
- a CDS encoding DUF1707 SHOCT-like domain-containing protein produces the protein MDEQQPVPLTKSAPAPAPEAASAPAPAPAAEAELRASDADRDRIADILREALAEGRLQPEEHAERIDAVYRAKTLGELEPLVRDLPTAPTRGAASASARDAESEWPRSLPESENLMAVFGGATRKGRWRVRRRTNALAVFGGIEIDLTEALFEQQEIVIHVVAAFGGVEIKVPENVSLRGSGAGILGGFDVTAYEAQDPDAPVIHVTGFAVFGGVEAKPKRGKRLKNLRA, from the coding sequence GTGGATGAGCAGCAGCCCGTGCCCTTGACCAAATCCGCCCCCGCCCCCGCCCCCGAGGCCGCCTCGGCCCCGGCGCCCGCGCCCGCCGCGGAGGCCGAGCTCCGCGCGTCCGACGCGGACCGCGACCGGATCGCGGACATCCTGCGGGAGGCTCTCGCCGAGGGGCGGCTCCAGCCGGAGGAGCACGCCGAGCGGATCGACGCGGTCTATCGCGCCAAGACCCTCGGCGAGCTGGAGCCCCTGGTGCGCGATCTGCCCACCGCCCCCACCCGCGGCGCCGCCTCCGCTTCCGCGCGCGACGCGGAGTCGGAGTGGCCGCGCTCCCTCCCCGAGTCGGAGAACCTGATGGCGGTCTTCGGCGGTGCGACCCGCAAGGGCCGCTGGCGGGTCAGGCGCCGTACGAACGCCCTGGCGGTCTTCGGCGGCATCGAGATCGACCTGACCGAGGCGCTCTTCGAGCAGCAGGAGATCGTCATCCATGTCGTGGCCGCCTTCGGCGGGGTGGAGATCAAGGTCCCGGAGAACGTCTCGCTGCGCGGTTCGGGCGCGGGCATCCTCGGCGGTTTCGACGTCACGGCATACGAGGCGCAGGACCCCGACGCTCCGGTGATCCACGTCACCGGGTTCGCCGTCTTCGGCGGTGTGGAGGCCAAGCCCAAGCGGGGTAAGCGGCTCAAGAACCTGCGAGCGTAA